The Methanococcus voltae PS genomic interval AACTTACCGATTATTAGTTTATCTACATCTTTGCCCTTGTCTTGCTCATCTAAGTACATAATGCAATCTCTAAACGAATGACCGTGATAGTAACCGGAATAATAAGTATATTCCCCGATTTCTACTAGAGGGTTGTCTATTTCTTCTATTGTAACGTTTTTTCCAAAATCGTGCACACTTGAGTTGTCGATATTCATAATTTGAATATCCCGGTATGAATTAAATAATTTAGCCATAATTTCACCATTTTAATTTATTTAGATTGTTTAGCCGATATTGCAAAAATATATATCATATAATTTCTATATATAAGCTTTTAACAAGCTCTTAAAAACTTAGTTACATATACTATGATATTATATATTATAAATACAAATTTAATAAATTACAAAGTTATAAATTAGATATTAATTTATAAAATTATAAGAGTATATTATTATAAACTGTAAATTAAATAACTATAAGGTTAAAAATTATAAATCAATGAACTTATGCGAAAAATTCACATATAAGGACTAAACACGGTGAAAATATGCTTGATTATGAAAATATCGAAGTTGTGAAAATTCCAAAAGAAAGAACTGGCGTTTTAATTGGAAAAGGTGGAGATACCAAGAAAAAAATAGAAAAAGCTCTTGGTATTGAAATAGAAATAGATGAAGAAGGGGAAGTTACAATATATTCAACTGAAGAGCAAAAAGATGCCCTTTCTTTATGGAAAGCTAGAGACATTGTTAAGGCTATCGGTAGAGGCTTTAGCCCAGAAAAATCTTTAAAATTACTTTCTGACACATACATGTGTGAAATAATGGATATTTCAGAATATGCAAACTCAGAAAGAGCCATTATGCGTGTAAAAGGTAGAATAATCGGCAGTGGCGGAAAATCTAGAAGATATATTGAAGAATTAACTGGGACATACATTTCAGTCTACGGTAAAACTGTTTCAATCTTGGGAGAATTTGAGCAAGTTCAGATATCAAAAGATGCCATAGAAATGATATTAAAAGGCATGTCACACGCTAAGATGTACAAATTCCTTGAAAGACACAGACAAAGTGTAAAAAGAAGAGAATTAGAATTATGGAAATAATTAATTGATACTTAATAGGTATTCTATTATGTTGTAATATCAAAATAATTTTAATTTATTCTATTTTACTTTAGTATTTACTTTATTATATTATTTATTATTTTATTATACTTTACGATATTTTACTATAGTTTCAAATCGTCATTATTTTTAAAATAGCCCTACTTTTTTATCAGTAAATTTTTACGACACAGTATAATTTCCACAAATAAAATGCTAAATTATATATTTAATCAATACTTATACATCTAAATATGTAAGGATATATTCATAAACATGGCGTAAATAATATTATTATGTACGATATATTATAAAAAAAGTACGTTGTACATCGTATATTGATACTAATTCATAATATTTATATATTGTAGATAGAATACTTATTATATTATTAAGTATAAACTATTAATAAATTCATATAGTATGTATCAAAAATTAAAGTTGTGTATCTAATTAATCTACGAGTATAGGTTTAATTATTAATCTAAATCGTAGCATTAATGCAAGTTGGAGTGGCTAAAATGACGAAAGAGGAGTTAAAAGAAAGTAACCTTAGTAAAAGCATAGACCCCCCTAGTAATTTTAATAGTAATAAATATAATAATCACGACCGAAACGAAAAAACAACTATGGCCGAGAAAGGTAATGAACCTAAAGATGATATTGGCAATATTAAAAATGTAAATGAAACAAGTATTTCAAACATTTCTAGTGAATTATACGCCTCAGATTTTGAAATATTCAAATCAAAATGTAGGGTCTGTAGTTTAGAGGAGTTTGACCCTAGCATATTAAAGAAAATATCTGCCTTATTTTCAAGCGAGGTAAGGGCTAAAATATACATATTCCTAAGAATGTGTCCCGAAAGCACCGTGGAAGAAATAGCTGAAGGTACAAATATCTATTCGTCTACCGTTAGAGACTATATTGTTGAAATGTATCGAAACGATTATGTAATTAGAAAAAAAATCAAAAAAAGCAAATTTGGTAAAAAACCATACGTTTATTGTGCAATAGAACCTACAATGATGGCTAGAAAGGTATCAAAATCGTTCCAAGAAAAAATAAATTTATTGGCAAATATAGATATGTTCTTTAACCCAAAGCACGAAACAAAAACGGTATTTGTGAATATTGGTAACAAAAAATAGATTTTTCAAAAATAACCCCTTATTTTTAATTTTTAACTTTTAATTTTTTATAGTCCTTTATTGATTATGCCACATTATTTATAATTTTAGTATATGTTAATTCTATTAGTTTTATCCTATTTTATCCTATTTTATTATAATATTATGAAAATTAATACGAAAATTGCGTACTCTTTTTTAAAATATTAAAATAGTGAGTTAATTCCTTTTAATTTAA includes:
- a CDS encoding KH domain-containing protein translates to MLDYENIEVVKIPKERTGVLIGKGGDTKKKIEKALGIEIEIDEEGEVTIYSTEEQKDALSLWKARDIVKAIGRGFSPEKSLKLLSDTYMCEIMDISEYANSERAIMRVKGRIIGSGGKSRRYIEELTGTYISVYGKTVSILGEFEQVQISKDAIEMILKGMSHAKMYKFLERHRQSVKRRELELWK
- a CDS encoding helix-turn-helix domain-containing protein; amino-acid sequence: MTKEELKESNLSKSIDPPSNFNSNKYNNHDRNEKTTMAEKGNEPKDDIGNIKNVNETSISNISSELYASDFEIFKSKCRVCSLEEFDPSILKKISALFSSEVRAKIYIFLRMCPESTVEEIAEGTNIYSSTVRDYIVEMYRNDYVIRKKIKKSKFGKKPYVYCAIEPTMMARKVSKSFQEKINLLANIDMFFNPKHETKTVFVNIGNKK